The Geotalea uraniireducens Rf4 genome window below encodes:
- a CDS encoding phosphopantetheine-binding protein translates to MRILEELEKVLLAEIAVGLGKTSLEPDEDLLEQGIIDSLGLMKLIAFMEKTFDIKIIDEEIIPENFQCLNSMVKLVEQQMQNQAV, encoded by the coding sequence ATGAGGATTTTAGAGGAACTTGAAAAAGTTTTGCTTGCCGAAATTGCCGTCGGTCTTGGTAAAACGTCGCTGGAACCTGATGAAGATCTTCTCGAACAGGGGATTATCGATTCGCTGGGACTCATGAAGTTGATAGCTTTTATGGAGAAGACCTTCGACATAAAGATAATTGACGAGGAGATAATCCCCGAGAACTTTCAATGCCTTAATAGCATGGTCAAGCTTGTCGAACAGCAAATGCAGAACCAGGCAGTTTGA
- a CDS encoding agmatinase family protein — protein MTPKDIPMVADRKASLPKVYGDTPSFLGTTVLDSKALVNGYDVIVAGVPWEGTVTWGTFSGCELSPKTIRHASARYGGFLPEYELDLFDYLKIGDIGDVPVNPNDELATMKNVYETMGKVYENHSIPFVLGGDHSFTPEIIRALSDNIDGNIGVIHFDAHLDNSRAFGGDKFPRCGPIHRIAQIEKVRTRSIVHIGIRGPRNSSSQFAYAQSMGARIFAINEIRKRGIDDVISEAIDIAHQDTKYVLVTICSDCIDAGFNPGGPADFNGLMPHELLPSLQRIGASGIAGLDYVEVYPNQDPHGFSSHLASWALIYALSGMASVKKGSSDISGDGCRGFGSE, from the coding sequence ATGACACCCAAAGATATTCCTATGGTAGCTGACAGAAAGGCTTCCCTGCCGAAGGTGTACGGGGATACTCCCTCATTTCTGGGAACGACGGTGCTCGATTCGAAAGCGCTTGTAAATGGGTATGACGTCATAGTTGCCGGTGTGCCTTGGGAAGGAACGGTGACGTGGGGCACCTTCAGCGGTTGTGAACTGTCTCCGAAAACGATAAGGCATGCTTCTGCACGATATGGGGGATTTTTGCCGGAATATGAACTGGATCTTTTCGATTATCTGAAAATAGGGGACATCGGGGATGTTCCGGTAAATCCGAACGATGAACTGGCCACCATGAAAAACGTGTATGAGACGATGGGGAAAGTATATGAAAACCATAGTATTCCTTTCGTACTGGGTGGCGATCATTCCTTCACCCCCGAGATAATCAGGGCCTTGAGCGACAATATCGACGGGAATATCGGCGTGATCCACTTTGACGCTCACTTAGATAATTCAAGGGCTTTTGGTGGAGATAAATTCCCGCGGTGCGGTCCGATTCACAGGATTGCCCAAATTGAAAAGGTAAGAACCAGGAGCATAGTACATATAGGGATCAGGGGGCCGAGAAACTCGTCTTCACAGTTTGCGTATGCCCAAAGCATGGGGGCAAGAATTTTTGCCATCAATGAAATCAGAAAGCGCGGTATCGATGACGTTATCAGCGAGGCGATCGACATTGCTCATCAGGATACGAAATATGTCCTCGTTACCATATGCAGCGATTGCATAGATGCGGGCTTCAATCCGGGGGGACCGGCCGATTTCAACGGCCTGATGCCTCACGAACTGCTTCCTTCCCTGCAGAGGATCGGAGCATCCGGCATAGCAGGCCTCGATTATGTTGAAGTTTATCCAAATCAGGACCCCCATGGTTTTTCTTCACATCTGGCTTCATGGGCGCTTATTTATGCACTTTCAGGAATGGCCTCGGTAAAAAAAGGTTCTTCCGACATTTCCGGTGACGGCTGCCGTGGCTTCGGGAGTGAATGA
- a CDS encoding GNAT family N-acetyltransferase has protein sequence MKAQIRNMTQADTDRVGEILYESFNAGAAKHGYARKMQRVETGKSWAWSMLHYGSNELLIAEVENRIAGICCLNPRGNLGGVGPVVVNPYFQGYRIGSQLMDALLKRAENLQSLRLIQEAFNPASFSLFYSFNFLPVASLLDLFLDGGAGQRLDPCSNVTELTAKDLDAVHTYDSPRSKSDRRKDLAYYVKWGKVFVYRDQSQIRGFLACLPGSGSVQLGPLLAEGEEEAGCLFQHASAVFKERDCQTRVMARDYLLVKTLMGFGFKVYCLDNLMVRGAWRPGQHIEAFGIFPEGV, from the coding sequence GTGAAAGCCCAAATACGGAATATGACTCAAGCTGATACGGACCGGGTGGGGGAAATTCTTTACGAATCATTCAATGCCGGTGCAGCGAAACACGGGTATGCCCGGAAAATGCAACGGGTAGAGACGGGAAAGTCCTGGGCTTGGTCCATGCTGCACTATGGTTCGAATGAACTTCTGATTGCCGAGGTGGAAAACCGTATTGCGGGAATATGTTGCCTGAATCCAAGGGGCAATCTTGGAGGCGTTGGGCCTGTTGTCGTTAATCCATATTTTCAAGGTTATCGTATCGGCAGTCAGTTGATGGATGCTCTTCTAAAAAGAGCGGAAAACCTGCAAAGTCTCAGACTGATCCAGGAGGCGTTCAATCCTGCATCCTTTTCTTTGTTTTATTCGTTCAATTTTTTGCCGGTGGCAAGCCTGCTGGATTTATTTCTGGATGGAGGAGCGGGGCAGCGGTTGGATCCATGCAGCAATGTAACCGAATTAACGGCAAAGGATCTTGATGCTGTTCATACGTACGATAGTCCAAGAAGCAAGTCGGATCGCCGAAAAGACCTCGCATATTATGTCAAGTGGGGCAAGGTTTTTGTTTATCGAGATCAATCGCAGATTCGTGGATTTCTGGCGTGTCTTCCCGGTTCAGGATCGGTGCAGCTTGGTCCCTTGCTCGCCGAAGGAGAAGAGGAAGCGGGGTGCCTGTTTCAACATGCATCAGCAGTTTTCAAAGAACGAGACTGTCAAACGCGTGTTATGGCCAGGGATTATCTGCTCGTCAAGACACTTATGGGATTCGGTTTTAAAGTCTATTGCCTGGACAATCTTATGGTACGAGGGGCATGGCGTCCCGGCCAACATATTGAAGCATTCGGGATATTTCCCGAAGGTGTGTAG
- a CDS encoding acyl-CoA dehydrogenase family protein translates to MDFSFTEDQLTFKNSAIEFAEKALNKGAKERERNCEFNQDGWEKCAEFGIQRLPIPEEYGGLGVDILTCVATMEGLGYGCRDSGLLFAINSHIWTCESPILKFGTDYQKKKYLPGLCNGSLKGGHAMTEPDSGSDAFSMKCKAEKKGDRYIINGTKMFITNAPIADILLVFAVTDAKKGFAGISTFIVEKGFPGFSVGKPLDMMGLKTCPLGEVILQDCEVPEENRLGKEGAGAAIFNSEMEWERSCLFATHVGAMGRDLEECIRYVNDRHQFEKPIGKYQAISHKIADMQVRLELSRLVLYKVAWLKAQGQRAPVESAIAKLFVSESYVENCMEALQIHGAYGYSAEMDFERNLRDSIAGKIYSGTSEIQKNVIASLLGL, encoded by the coding sequence ATGGATTTTTCATTCACTGAAGACCAGCTGACCTTTAAAAACTCGGCCATCGAATTTGCGGAGAAGGCACTCAATAAAGGTGCCAAAGAACGCGAAAGGAACTGTGAATTCAACCAGGATGGCTGGGAAAAGTGCGCCGAATTTGGAATACAGAGACTTCCCATACCGGAAGAGTACGGTGGTCTCGGCGTGGACATTTTGACATGCGTTGCCACCATGGAAGGACTTGGCTATGGCTGCAGGGACAGCGGTCTTTTGTTTGCCATCAACTCACATATCTGGACTTGCGAGTCCCCGATACTTAAATTCGGCACCGATTATCAAAAGAAAAAATATTTGCCGGGTCTTTGCAATGGTTCGCTCAAGGGGGGTCATGCCATGACGGAGCCGGATTCCGGTTCCGATGCATTCAGCATGAAGTGCAAAGCCGAAAAAAAAGGTGATCGATATATTATCAACGGGACAAAGATGTTTATTACAAATGCGCCTATAGCAGACATCCTTTTGGTGTTTGCGGTCACGGATGCAAAAAAAGGTTTTGCCGGGATCTCGACCTTTATCGTTGAAAAAGGCTTCCCCGGATTTTCGGTAGGAAAACCCCTTGATATGATGGGGTTGAAGACCTGCCCGCTCGGAGAGGTTATTCTCCAGGATTGCGAAGTCCCGGAAGAGAACAGGCTGGGGAAAGAAGGCGCAGGTGCCGCCATCTTCAATTCAGAAATGGAATGGGAGAGGAGTTGCTTGTTTGCTACCCACGTAGGGGCCATGGGAAGAGATCTTGAAGAATGTATCCGTTATGTGAATGACAGGCATCAGTTCGAAAAGCCTATCGGCAAATACCAGGCCATATCCCATAAAATCGCAGACATGCAAGTCAGGCTCGAACTGTCAAGACTTGTCCTTTACAAAGTCGCATGGTTGAAGGCACAGGGGCAACGGGCGCCTGTCGAATCTGCAATTGCCAAACTATTTGTCAGTGAAAGTTATGTGGAAAATTGCATGGAAGCTCTGCAGATACACGGTGCCTACGGTTATTCTGCAGAAATGGATTTTGAAAGAAACTTGCGGGATTCCATAGCAGGAAAGATCTATTCAGGTACATCCGAAATTCAAAAAAATGTCATAGCGAGTCTTCTCGGGCTTTAA
- a CDS encoding acetyltransferase, whose protein sequence is MDRVIIFGNGQEAEMNYIYLTHSSPYEVAAFTVDRAYIKEDRLLGLPVVPFENIESIYPPNEYKMSLLISYRKLNRLRAEKYDQAKAKGYELISYVNPKAVTWPGLVIGDNCYIAENSVICPFAEIGNNVFIGAGSLIGHHSVIKDHCFVAPHAVILGSATIEPYCLIGANSTIRDGGVIVARECIIGAGVSITADTREKGVYINRAAELLPKPSNELSTWLTWSVKSHNPGMGTGSQESGK, encoded by the coding sequence ATGGATAGAGTAATTATATTTGGCAATGGTCAAGAGGCGGAAATGAATTACATCTATCTGACCCACAGTTCCCCGTATGAGGTTGCTGCGTTCACCGTAGACCGGGCATACATCAAAGAAGACAGGCTTTTGGGACTACCGGTTGTCCCTTTCGAGAATATCGAATCAATATATCCACCAAACGAGTACAAGATGTCTCTTCTCATCAGCTACAGAAAGCTGAACAGGTTACGGGCGGAAAAATATGATCAGGCGAAAGCAAAGGGATATGAGTTGATAAGTTACGTCAATCCGAAGGCCGTTACCTGGCCCGGGTTGGTCATCGGTGATAATTGTTACATCGCCGAGAATAGTGTCATTTGTCCTTTTGCCGAGATCGGGAATAACGTATTCATAGGGGCCGGCAGCCTGATCGGGCATCACTCCGTCATCAAGGACCACTGTTTCGTCGCCCCTCATGCGGTTATTTTAGGTTCCGCTACCATAGAGCCGTATTGCTTGATCGGGGCTAACTCGACCATCAGGGATGGAGGGGTCATTGTTGCCAGAGAATGTATAATCGGCGCCGGCGTTTCAATAACTGCGGATACCCGGGAAAAGGGGGTATACATCAATAGAGCGGCTGAATTACTGCCTAAACCCAGTAATGAACTGAGTACATGGCTGACGTGGTCTGTGAAATCGCATAACCCCGGGATGGGCACCGGGTCGCAAGAAAGCGGGAAGTAA
- a CDS encoding ABC transporter ATP-binding protein — MSDITIRAENLSKRYNIATAKYRYDTLCDQLADGLKSVFLRKGRSHLAERTFWALKDVSFEVRQGEIVGIIGQNGAGKSTLLKVISRITVPTDGRAEIFGRVGSLLEVGTGFHPELTGRENIYLNGAIIGMKKEEIRRRFDAIVEFAEVGEFLDMPVKRYSSGMYVRLGFAVAAHLEPEILLVDEVLSVGDAAFQKKCLDKIGDAARDGRTVLLISHNMTAVNSLCKRVIWVNGGKIVEDGPTAQIVTRYLATSVKGMDLSEEVWNDVNDAPGNDMVRLHRVRLRRQDGCLSDPLTMQTPFQVEVEYWNLAADTHLHTTLHLYTAEGIIAFTTCNLNNRPLATGLYRNVCYFPGDLLNSGSHRFVVLVVKDGSSVIYSHESRVSFDIFDVRERQGVWYGKEPGVVQPVLEWKMEYLGGFSD; from the coding sequence ATGAGCGATATTACGATTCGAGCCGAAAACCTGTCCAAACGATACAATATCGCAACGGCGAAATATCGTTACGATACCCTATGTGATCAGCTTGCTGATGGCCTGAAGTCTGTCTTTCTCCGCAAGGGTCGATCCCATCTGGCTGAGAGAACATTCTGGGCTTTGAAAGATGTTTCCTTTGAGGTCAGGCAGGGTGAGATTGTCGGTATCATCGGGCAGAATGGAGCCGGAAAAAGCACGCTATTAAAAGTAATTTCCCGGATTACGGTGCCTACTGACGGCCGGGCCGAGATTTTCGGACGAGTCGGTTCCCTGCTGGAAGTGGGCACCGGCTTCCACCCTGAACTGACCGGCAGGGAAAATATTTACCTTAACGGCGCCATCATAGGTATGAAGAAGGAGGAAATTCGCCGCCGTTTCGACGCAATAGTCGAGTTTGCCGAGGTCGGTGAGTTTCTCGACATGCCCGTGAAGCGTTACTCCAGTGGCATGTATGTGCGCTTGGGCTTCGCTGTGGCTGCTCATCTTGAGCCGGAGATCCTCCTGGTGGATGAAGTCCTGTCAGTAGGTGACGCCGCTTTCCAGAAAAAGTGTCTGGATAAGATAGGTGATGCCGCAAGGGACGGGCGGACGGTGCTATTGATAAGTCACAATATGACTGCCGTAAATAGCCTGTGCAAGCGGGTGATATGGGTGAACGGCGGCAAGATCGTCGAAGACGGACCAACTGCACAGATTGTGACAAGGTATCTGGCAACATCAGTGAAGGGCATGGATTTGTCCGAAGAGGTTTGGAATGACGTAAATGATGCACCCGGTAACGATATGGTGCGGCTCCACCGGGTGCGATTGCGGCGTCAGGACGGCTGCCTGTCGGACCCCCTGACGATGCAGACGCCGTTTCAGGTGGAAGTGGAATACTGGAATCTGGCAGCCGATACGCATTTGCATACAACCCTGCACCTTTATACCGCAGAAGGGATCATTGCGTTTACTACGTGCAACCTGAACAATCGTCCCTTGGCAACCGGTTTGTATCGCAACGTATGCTATTTCCCCGGCGACTTGCTGAATAGCGGTTCACACCGGTTTGTCGTGCTGGTTGTAAAAGATGGAAGCTCCGTCATCTACAGCCATGAAAGCCGGGTGTCGTTCGACATATTCGATGTGAGAGAAAGACAGGGCGTCTGGTACGGCAAAGAGCCGGGCGTTGTGCAACCCGTGCTGGAATGGAAAATGGAATACCTTGGTGGATTCAGCGATTAA
- a CDS encoding GNAT family N-acetyltransferase: MERPIPGLTDRDAMCCYPLFVCQDWYQLHSDLETLEIELVSLALVTDPFGEYDRDYLNRCFEHVVPFKEHFVVDLNQQTDNHVSEHHRRYIRKSLQHVTVELCEEPIDFIDEWAALYQELILRHGIKGITAFSKESFAKQLSVPGLVMFRAVSDDKTLGMLLWYVHGDVAYYHLGSTSPRGLELHASFALFSFALKYFADNGLRWLELGAGAGIGGDGTDGLTRFKRGWSTGTRTAYFCGRIFDPERYAQIVKAKGMTTTDYFPAYRKGEFA, encoded by the coding sequence TTGGAGCGCCCCATACCGGGTTTAACCGACCGCGATGCAATGTGCTGTTACCCTCTGTTTGTCTGTCAGGATTGGTATCAGCTTCATTCGGATCTGGAAACTCTCGAAATCGAGCTGGTAAGTCTGGCGCTGGTGACAGACCCCTTTGGTGAGTATGACAGAGACTATTTGAATCGATGCTTTGAGCATGTCGTTCCGTTTAAGGAGCATTTCGTAGTCGATCTCAATCAGCAGACGGATAACCATGTATCAGAACATCATCGACGGTATATACGAAAAAGCCTTCAACATGTAACCGTAGAGCTGTGCGAGGAGCCAATCGACTTTATAGATGAATGGGCAGCGCTTTATCAGGAATTGATTCTGAGACACGGTATCAAAGGGATAACGGCATTCTCAAAAGAATCATTCGCCAAACAGTTGTCCGTGCCCGGGTTGGTAATGTTCCGGGCGGTATCTGATGATAAGACCCTTGGGATGCTGTTGTGGTATGTGCATGGCGATGTGGCTTATTACCATTTGGGCAGCACCAGTCCCCGTGGACTCGAATTGCATGCATCGTTTGCACTGTTCTCTTTCGCCTTGAAGTATTTTGCCGACAACGGTCTGCGGTGGCTGGAACTCGGGGCCGGCGCCGGCATCGGTGGCGATGGTACTGATGGCCTGACCCGATTCAAGCGCGGCTGGTCAACCGGGACACGGACTGCCTATTTTTGCGGCCGGATCTTCGACCCTGAACGATATGCGCAGATCGTAAAAGCCAAGGGTATGACAACTACCGATTATTTTCCGGCCTATCGAAAAGGAGAGTTCGCGTAG